In one Arenibacter antarcticus genomic region, the following are encoded:
- a CDS encoding fumarylacetoacetate hydrolase family protein translates to MKIFKTNQGVIIENDSKFYLTDKEWDSFIMDDDIYNNSLSLIYDLHPIEDSASLIDGNLMPPVGRQEIWASGVTYYSSREARIEESKDAGGGDFYDRVYHSERPELFFKSAPYRAVGHGEQVRIRKDSKWNVPEPELTLVITPNAKIIGYTIGNDMSSRDIEGENPLYLPQAKSYDGAAAVGPCVWLTKEAISMDTKIKIKIVRKGNTVFEGETEVGQMKRKPSDLVHYLYREMSFPYGSLLMTGTGVVPPDTFTLDHGDVINITVDSIGTLSNTVA, encoded by the coding sequence ATGAAAATTTTTAAAACCAACCAAGGGGTTATTATTGAAAATGACTCTAAATTTTACCTTACCGATAAGGAATGGGATTCGTTTATTATGGACGATGACATTTATAACAATAGCCTTAGCTTAATTTACGACCTACATCCTATTGAAGATAGTGCTTCATTGATAGATGGTAACTTGATGCCACCTGTAGGGCGCCAAGAAATTTGGGCCTCTGGGGTTACTTATTACAGTAGTAGGGAGGCCCGAATAGAAGAGTCTAAGGATGCCGGTGGCGGCGATTTCTATGACCGTGTTTACCATTCAGAAAGACCGGAACTATTTTTTAAAAGTGCTCCTTATCGTGCGGTAGGCCATGGGGAACAGGTGCGGATAAGAAAAGATTCCAAATGGAATGTCCCTGAACCTGAACTAACCCTAGTAATCACCCCTAATGCAAAAATAATAGGCTATACCATTGGTAATGACATGAGTTCTAGAGATATTGAAGGAGAGAATCCCTTATATCTCCCACAAGCCAAGAGTTACGATGGAGCAGCGGCAGTAGGACCTTGTGTTTGGTTGACCAAGGAAGCTATATCAATGGATACAAAGATCAAAATTAAAATTGTTCGTAAGGGGAATACTGTTTTCGAGGGTGAGACAGAAGTGGGGCAAATGAAAAGGAAACCTAGTGATCTTGTTCACTATCTTTATCGTGAAATGTCTTTTCCGTACGGTAGTCTTCTAATGACGGGGACCGGTGTAGTACCACCAGATACTTTTACCCTAGATCACGGCGATGTTATTAACATTACGGTAGATTCTATTGGAACCCTATCCAATACGGTAGCATAG
- a CDS encoding GntP family permease yields the protein MYTILLLLICIVFIIVASTRFKLHPFLALLAASLIFGIFSGLPLEELIKTINEGFGATIGSIGIIIIAGLIIGTFLEKSGGAYALANLVLRIIGPKRVHMAMGFIGYFISIPVFADSGFIIVSPLNRALAKKAKLSLAGTTVALSLGLLASHTMVPPTPGPIAAAGIIGADLGQVILFGLMTSIPALLVCIFFAKKIGSKIFIDPAPKITEEQVNAQLKNAPSVLKSFIPIVVPIVLIVLRSFAEYPTLPFGEGTFKLVIGFIGNPVVALLIGMVLSFTLPEKWDKEMLSTTGWIGEALTSAAIIILITGAGGAFGKVLQTSDISSLLESNVTNGNLGIWLPFLIAAGIKTAQGSSTVAIITTASIVAPLMPAMGFDTEVSKALAVIAIGAGASVVSHANDSFFWVVTQLSDMKVNQGYRTHSLGSVILGGSSMIVLTIISLLI from the coding sequence ATGTATACCATCCTACTACTGTTAATCTGTATTGTTTTCATTATTGTAGCCTCTACCCGATTTAAGCTGCATCCATTTTTAGCATTATTGGCTGCCAGTTTGATATTTGGAATTTTTTCCGGACTTCCTTTGGAGGAGCTTATTAAAACAATTAATGAGGGGTTTGGTGCTACCATAGGAAGTATTGGTATTATAATTATTGCCGGATTAATCATTGGGACTTTCCTAGAAAAATCGGGTGGAGCCTATGCTTTGGCCAATCTTGTTCTACGGATTATTGGTCCCAAACGTGTTCATATGGCAATGGGTTTTATTGGTTATTTTATATCCATACCTGTCTTTGCAGACAGCGGTTTTATTATAGTCTCCCCATTAAATAGAGCACTTGCCAAAAAAGCCAAACTTTCCTTAGCGGGAACCACTGTGGCCTTATCCTTGGGATTATTGGCCTCGCACACCATGGTACCCCCAACTCCAGGACCTATTGCTGCAGCGGGAATTATAGGTGCCGATCTCGGTCAGGTAATTCTCTTTGGGTTAATGACCAGTATCCCAGCTTTATTGGTTTGTATTTTCTTTGCGAAAAAAATAGGTTCTAAGATATTTATTGATCCCGCACCTAAGATAACCGAGGAGCAGGTAAATGCCCAATTGAAAAATGCGCCATCGGTCCTTAAATCCTTTATTCCCATTGTTGTTCCTATTGTTCTAATTGTATTGAGATCCTTTGCCGAGTACCCGACCCTTCCTTTCGGGGAGGGAACTTTTAAGTTGGTAATTGGTTTTATAGGGAATCCTGTGGTAGCCTTATTGATCGGAATGGTCCTGTCCTTTACATTACCCGAAAAATGGGATAAGGAAATGTTGAGTACTACAGGTTGGATCGGGGAGGCACTTACTTCGGCAGCCATTATTATTTTAATTACCGGGGCAGGCGGAGCTTTTGGAAAAGTTTTGCAGACCTCGGACATAAGTTCATTGTTGGAATCCAACGTTACTAATGGAAATCTAGGGATCTGGCTTCCTTTCCTTATAGCGGCCGGTATTAAAACTGCCCAGGGTTCTTCTACGGTAGCCATAATTACAACTGCGTCTATTGTTGCTCCTTTAATGCCTGCAATGGGTTTTGATACCGAGGTTTCAAAAGCATTGGCAGTAATTGCCATTGGTGCGGGAGCTTCGGTGGTGTCCCATGCCAATGATAGTTTTTTTTGGGTGGTAACCCAATTAAGTGATATGAAGGTAAATCAGGGTTATAGGACCCATAGTTTGGGATCTGTCATTTTGGGGGGTTCTTCAATGATAGTTTTAACCATAATTAGTTTATTAATATAA
- the ligA gene encoding NAD-dependent DNA ligase LigA: MEIKQQIEKLRRELHQHNYNYYVLDNATITDYDFDMKLKELQALEDRHPEYNDSNSPTLRVGGAITKNFETLAHERRMYSLDNSYSKEDLEDWEKRIQKILGDVTVEFTCELKYDGASISLTYENGNLVRGLTRGDGFQGDDVTNNVKTIRSIPLQLQGDYPLKFDIRGEIVLPFEGFAQMNRERIENGEEPYMNPRNTAAGSLKLQDSALVAERPLDCLLYSIVGTDLGLESQFQMLEKARNWGFKVPTVAKLCKNTDEVLQFVEYWDVHRHQLPYETDGVVVKVNSIQYQEELGYTSKSPRWAMAYKFKAEQVSTVLNEISYQVGRTGAITPVANLEPVLLAGTTVKRASLHNADQIEKLDIRVGDTVFVEKGGEIIPKIIGVDFTQRPITSQPTIYIDRCPECGTQLERNEGDAKHYCPNEYGCPPQITGRIQHFISRKAMDIEGLGGETVELLFREGLIRNYADLYGLTKEQLLPLERMAEKSAENLIKGVADSVNIPFERVLFALGIRFVGETVAKKLAKAYKSIEALQHTTVEELMQVDEIGQRIAESVVNFFQNEINLEIISRLKVEGVQLEVSADKLLNQTDLFNGKTFVVSGVFENVSRDELKKLIEDNGGKVGSSISSKTSYLVAGDNMGPSKRTKAESLGVPIISETDFIGML, encoded by the coding sequence ATGGAGATTAAACAGCAAATAGAAAAACTGCGAAGAGAATTACATCAGCATAATTATAATTATTATGTGTTGGACAATGCTACCATAACCGACTATGATTTTGATATGAAATTGAAGGAGTTGCAGGCGTTGGAGGATAGGCACCCCGAATATAACGACTCCAATTCCCCAACCTTAAGGGTAGGAGGCGCCATTACTAAGAATTTTGAAACGTTGGCACACGAACGTCGAATGTATTCTTTGGACAATTCCTATTCCAAGGAAGATTTGGAAGACTGGGAAAAAAGGATCCAAAAAATATTGGGTGATGTAACGGTGGAATTCACCTGTGAACTTAAATACGATGGTGCCTCCATCAGTCTTACCTATGAAAATGGAAATTTGGTTAGGGGCCTAACAAGGGGAGATGGATTTCAGGGGGATGATGTTACCAACAATGTTAAGACCATCAGATCAATACCATTACAGTTGCAGGGGGATTATCCACTGAAATTCGACATTCGGGGAGAAATAGTGTTACCCTTTGAAGGCTTTGCCCAAATGAATAGAGAGCGGATCGAAAACGGAGAGGAGCCCTATATGAATCCGAGAAATACCGCTGCGGGGAGTTTAAAATTGCAGGATAGCGCATTGGTAGCAGAACGACCTTTGGATTGCCTTTTATACAGTATTGTGGGGACTGACCTAGGATTGGAATCACAATTCCAAATGTTAGAAAAAGCAAGGAACTGGGGATTTAAAGTCCCAACAGTAGCCAAGCTTTGTAAAAACACCGATGAAGTACTTCAATTCGTGGAGTATTGGGATGTGCACAGGCACCAACTCCCTTATGAAACAGATGGAGTTGTGGTTAAGGTAAACAGTATTCAATACCAAGAAGAACTGGGCTATACTTCCAAATCACCAAGATGGGCAATGGCCTATAAATTTAAGGCAGAACAGGTTTCAACTGTTTTGAATGAGATTTCCTATCAGGTTGGTCGTACAGGAGCCATTACACCAGTAGCTAATCTTGAGCCCGTTTTATTAGCAGGTACTACAGTAAAACGCGCCTCATTGCACAATGCAGACCAAATTGAAAAGCTAGATATCAGAGTAGGAGATACCGTTTTTGTAGAAAAGGGAGGAGAAATCATCCCAAAAATAATAGGGGTCGATTTTACTCAAAGACCTATAACGTCCCAACCTACAATTTATATTGACCGATGCCCGGAATGTGGAACACAATTGGAACGCAACGAAGGGGATGCCAAGCATTATTGTCCCAACGAATATGGGTGTCCACCCCAGATTACAGGTCGTATACAGCATTTTATTTCCCGTAAGGCCATGGATATTGAAGGGTTGGGTGGTGAAACAGTGGAGTTGCTTTTTAGGGAGGGTCTGATCCGGAATTATGCCGATCTGTATGGCTTAACTAAGGAACAGTTGTTACCCTTAGAGCGAATGGCAGAAAAATCGGCAGAGAATTTAATAAAGGGAGTCGCAGATTCTGTCAATATTCCATTTGAACGGGTGTTGTTTGCTCTGGGGATCAGGTTTGTTGGGGAAACCGTCGCTAAAAAATTAGCAAAAGCCTATAAGAGTATAGAAGCACTGCAGCACACCACGGTAGAGGAATTGATGCAAGTGGACGAAATTGGACAACGTATTGCAGAGAGTGTAGTTAATTTTTTTCAAAACGAAATCAATTTGGAGATTATTTCGAGACTAAAGGTGGAGGGAGTACAACTTGAGGTCTCAGCAGACAAACTTCTCAACCAGACAGACCTCTTTAATGGGAAGACTTTTGTAGTCTCTGGAGTTTTTGAAAATGTAAGTAGGGATGAGCTTAAGAAATTAATTGAGGATAACGGAGGCAAGGTAGGTTCCAGTATTTCTTCAAAAACTTCTTATCTTGTTGCGGGAGACAATATGGGACCCAGTAAACGAACCAAGGCCGAAAGTTTGGGAGTACCCATTATTTCGGAGACCGATTTCATAGGCATGCTATAA